The following DNA comes from Verrucomicrobiia bacterium.
AAATGGGGCGGTGCTGGCGAGCGGGCCGAATCCGAATCATGACGACTATCGCATCATGGCACCGGTAAAGTTATCACGAGTGACGGGTATCAAACTGGAAGTGTTGCCGCACTCCTCGAATACAAGCGGTGGCGTGTCGCGTGGGCAATCGGGTGAGTTCATTTTGACGGATATCAAGGTGCAGGTGCGTCGGACGGGCAGTTCGCAAATCCGTGACATCTTGGTGGGTGAAGCCGTGGCATCCGCTGAGACGGATCAAAAGCAGGCGCGCGAATACGGCAGCATCAAAGGTGTGCTGGATGATGATCCGCGCAATGGCTGGACGACGAAGGGGCTAGACCAGAAAGAGGCACGCACGGCGGTATTCGCCCTCGCGGAGCCGTTGGTGTTGGAAGCGGATGAGGAGATCGTGTTCGAGCTGCGACAGCGTTCGACTCTGGGTGATGCGAACATCGGCTACTTCCGCGTGTCGGTGACGGATCAGGCGGGTTCGGCTGTTCGTAGTGTGGAGCCAGCGCCTTTGGAGCAATTGGCGAAGGCGAAATTGGATGACCTTGCTAAACTGGATGTAAAGCTACGGGAAAAACTGTTCGAGCAATTCCTTGCCGACCATGCGCCGTATCAGGTGGAGAAGAAATTGTTGGAGCGGGCGAACAAACAATTGAGCGAGGTGAAATCCGCAGCAGGTAAACTTAACGTAATGGTGTTAGGCGAACGCAAAGAAGCTCGTGATACGCATGTGCTGATCCGCGGGGTGTGGGATAACAAAGGCGAGAAAGTGCAACGTGGTGTGCCAGCGGCAGTGGCGGACTGGCCCGCGAACGAAGAGAAGACGCGGCTAGGATTGGCGAACTGGCTCGTCTCCCGCGACAACCCACTCACGGCACGCGTGATGGTGAACAATCTGTGGCAGATGCTATTCGGTGCCGGACTGGTGCGGACGCCGGAGGATTTCGGTTTGCAGGGTGAGCGGCCGACGCATCCAGAATTACTGGACTGGCTGGCGGTGGAATTCATGGAGAGCGGCTGGGATGTGAAGCACATGCTGGAGGTGATGGCTACGAGCACGACGTATCGGCAAAGCTCCGTGGTGAACGAAGACATGCTCACGCGTGATCCGGAGAACAAGTTGTTGGCGCGTGGTGCACGCTTCCGTCTGCCGAGCTGGATGTTGCGTGATGCGGCTCTTCGCGGCAGTGGCTTGATGAATGAATCGCTCGGTGGTCCGCCCGTGCGGCCATATCAGCCGGATGGTGTGTGGGAGGAGATTTTCATGGGGCGTTTCCGTTATGAACCGAGCGAAGGGGCGGCGCAGTATCGACGCACGCTTTATGCGTTTTGGCGTCGTTCCATCGCGCCAACGTTCCTGTTCGATTCCGCGCAACGTCGTGTGTGTGAAGTGAGGACGCCTCGAACGAATACGCCGTTGCAGGCACTCACGTTGCTCAATGATCAAAGCTATCTGGAAGCAGGGCGCGCATTGGCGATCAAAGCGGTGCAAGCGACCGGCAAGCCAGAGGATCGAATCACGGACATGATGAAGCGGATGGTCTCACGCGCGCCTTCCAGCAAGGAAGCGGCCGTATTGAAACGCGAACTGGAAAGGGCTCAGGCGTATTACAAGGTGCATCCAGAGGATGCGAAGAAGTTTGTGGCGAGTGGACAGTTGCAAATTGAAACGAATTTGGCGGCAGCTGATGTCGCAGCTTACGCCGTGGTCGCGAGCATGATCCTGAACCTTGATGAGGCTATCACCCATGAATAACCAAGACGTAAACAATCCAGGTCTGCTCACGACGCGCCGTTATTTCTTGGGCCAATGCACTGGCCTTGGATTGGGCGCGATGGCACTAGGACAGATGATCCAGCAGGCGATGGCGGTGGAGCCTATGCGCAATAGCATCGGCGGATTGACGGATTTGCCGCACTTCGCACCGAAGGCGAAGCGGGTGATATTCCTGACGCAATCGGGCGGGCCTTCGCAGATCGAGTTGTTCGATGACAAGCCGGGCTTGAAGAAGTGGGCGGGCATTGAATTGCCGGACACGATCCGCAATGGGCAACGGCTGACGACGATGACGTCGAATCAGAAGCAGCTTGTCATGCCAGCGCGCACGGAGTTCAAGCGGTGTGGACGCAGTGGCGCGACGATCGGCGAGTGGTTGCCGCACTTGCGCGAGGTGGCGGATGATCTGTGTTTCATCAAGTCCATGCACACGGACCAAATCAACCATGCGCCCGCGATGACGCAGTTTCTAACGGGAAATCAACTCGCGGGTCGCCCGAGCATGGGCGCTTGGGTGAGCTATGGTCTCGGCAGTGAGAATCGCAACATGCCGGATTACATGGTGATGATCTCGAAGATGCAGCGACCCAGCGACCAGCCGCTCTATGATCACTACTGGGGCAGCGGGTTTTTGCCGTCGCGTTTCCAAGGTGTGAAGCTGCGGAACTCTAAGGATCCGGTGCTGTATTTGCGCGATCCAGAAGGGCTGCCGCGTGAGGTGCGGCGTGGAATGTTGGATGGCCTCGGCGAACTGAATCAGATGCGGCTCAAGGAAACGGGCGACCCGGAGATCGCGACACGCATCCGGCAATACGAGATGGCGTATCGCATGCAGACGAGCATCCCGGAACTGACGGATCTGAGTGATGAACCGGAATCGACATTTGAACTGTATGGTCCGGATTCGCGGCGGGCGGGGAGTTATGCGGCGAATTGTATCCAAGCACGAAGGTTGGCGGAACGTGGGGTGCGTTTCATCCAATTGTTTCATCCAGATTGGGATCATCACAGCCGCTTGCCATCGTGGTGCTTGGCGCGTTGCCGGGATACGGATCAGGCGAGTGCGGCCTTGATCAAAGATTTGAAACAGCGCGGTATGCTCGATGACACGCTGGTGATCTGGGGCGGTGAATTCGGTCGCGGTGTGGCGGGGCAGGGCAAGTGGGACAGCATCGAGGCCGGGCGCGATCATCATCCGCGCTGCTTCACGATGTGGCTTGCGGGTGGCGGTGTGAAATCGGGCATCACATACGGAGCCACGGATGACTTCAGCTACAACGTAGCGGACAAGCCGGTGCACGTGCATGATCTGCATGCGACGGTGCTGAAGTTGTTAGGCATTGACCATGAACGGCTCACGTATCGACATCAGGGACTGGACTTCAAACTGACCGGTGTGGAGCCAGCGAAGATTGTGAAAGATATATTAGTTTGAGGAGATGCTTATGAAACGACTGCTTTCATGGGTGCTTTTATTGATGGTGGTAGTTCAGGTTCGCGCGGCAGAAAAACGTGAAATCAAACTGTGGCCGCAAGGGATGCCGGAACCTATTGTACCAACCGACCCGGCAGAAGCCGTGGTGAAGGGGCCAGATGGTATCTCGCGTCGCTCGAATGTTTCGCAGCCGCGTCTCTTTGTGCATGAGCCGCCTGCGGGTGTTAAGAAGAGCGGAGCAGGCGTGATCGTGGTGCCGGGCGGTGGCTTCGGCAGATTGGCGGATGAGCATGAAGGCTCGGATGCGTGCGAGTGGTTGGCGAAGAATGGCATCGTGGCGTTTCAACTCGCGTATCGCACTCCCACGAACAAACAGACTGAGCCTCATGCAGGCCCAGTGCAAGATGTGCAGAAGGCGTTGATCGAGGTGCGGAAGTTGGCGGCGGAGTTCGGCGTGGATGCGAAGAAGATTGGTGTGCTGGGATTTTCAGCGGGCGGACAGGTGGCGCTGATTGCGGCGACAAATGAGCCGAGGTTTCTGGGTGCCAATGGAATCGTGAAGCCGGACTTCCTGCTGCTCATCTATCCTTACCAGATTTACGACAAGGCGACGAAAGCTTTGCGCGCAGATATCAAGCTGGAAGCCGGTTTGCCGCCGACGTTCATCGCGCAAGCGGGAGATGACACGGCTTCTCTTCCACAGGGCAGCACATTGCTGTGTCTGGATTTGATCAATCGTAAAACACCGGCGGAGATTCATATTTATGAAAAGGGAGGACATGGTTTCGGCATGCGTCCGCGTGAGGGTGCAACAGGGCCGACGGATTGGCCGGTGCGCTTTGGATTGGCTGCGGTTGCGTGGCTATGCGGAGGCAGTAAAACCATGAGCGTTCTCGTCACTAAGGGCTTTGCATTTGCGCGATTGCGGTTAAAGTATCGCACCATGAAATCCGCATTGCTTGCCTTGGGTGTATTGCTCGGAACTTCTTCAGCTTTTGCTGCGAATTGGCCGCAGTTCCGTGGACCAGAGTTCAATGGTTCCTCCACGGAGAAAAATCTGCCGACTCAATGGTCTAAGACGGAAAAGGTGGCTTGGAGTGTGGATATGCCGGGCACAGGCGCAGCAACGCCGATCGTGTGGGACGATCATGTGTTCGTCTCTTCCACGGATAAGCGCACGCGCTCCACGGTGGCGATGGCGATTGATCGCAAAACTGGTAAGGTGCTCTGGCAGCACACCGTCGGGGCAGGGGATTCGCGCGATGAGCGGTCCAATTATGCCGCACCTTCTCCCGCTACGGATGGCAAGCTGGTGGTGTTCTTTTACGGGAATGGTGATCTCGTTGCTTTTGATTTCTCAGGCAAGAAATTGTGGCAACGCAATCTGCAGAAGGACAACGGTGACTTTGCGTTTCAATGGACTTTCTCGACAAGTCCGTTGCTCTTCGAAGGTAAACTCTACATGCAGGTCTTGCAGCGCGATGTGCCGGTGAATGGTCGTGGTGCGAAGCCGAGCGGTATTGAATCCTATCTCCTCGCGATTGATCCGCAGACGGGGAAAGATATCTGGAAGCACATCCGGCCATCGGATGCGGCGGCTGAATCGTTGGAGGCATTCACCACGCCTGTGCCGTTCGCGAACAATGGCAGGAAGGAATTGCTAATCGCGGGTGGTGATTGTCTGACGGGGCATGATCCAGTGACAGGGAAGGAACTGTGGCGCTCAGGTTCATGGAATCCTACAAAGATCGGACATTGGCGCTTGGTGCCTTCACCCGTGGCTGGAGATGGAGTCATCCTCGGTTGCGCACCGAAGAAGAGTCCGGTGTATGCGGTGAAAGCGGGTGCGAGCGGCAACGTCCCGTGGTTGTGGACAAGTGAGGCGCGCGAAGTTTCCTCCGATGTGCCGACACCGCTTTTCTATGAAGGTGACTTCTTCGTGTTGAGCGACGTGACTTCCTCCATCTCCCGCGTCGAGCCCAAGACCGGCAAGGTGAAATGGACCGTAGCAACTCCGGGCCGCTCTAAGCATGAAGGTTCGCCTACGGGTGCGGATGGCAAAATCTACATCATCAATTTCCTCGGCGATGTAACGGTGGTGAATGCTGCTGATGGCAAAATCCTCAGCACGATTCCCATGGGTGAAGCAGGAGACAACAACACCCGTTCCGTAGTCGTAGCCTCCCAAGGCCAGCTCTTCATCCGCACTAATACCAAACTCTATTGCATCGATGGAGCCACGAAGAAAGTGGCGCTCAACACATCAGGCGAATAACGCCGCCACCGGTTTGCCGCCATCCGTGATCGGCACTGGACGGCTCGCGTCGTAGAGTTCCTTGGCCGGATTGATCCCCAGTGCAGCGCAAATCGTCGCGTGAAAGTCCGGCATCGTGACGGGATTCGTCAGAACTTTTTTCGAGAGTTCGTCGGATTCGCCATATGCACGCCCGTGCTTCAAGCCGCCTCCCGCCATCACCAGCGTGAAGCACTTCGATTGGTGTCCGCGCCCACCACCAGAATCGAA
Coding sequences within:
- a CDS encoding PSD1 and planctomycete cytochrome C domain-containing protein, whose product is MNSRRKRIAALLALWTCCAHTSAQAAEAVSFSRDVLPILSDKCFACHGPDATQAKGGLRLDQRDSVTKPAKSGEVAITPGKVKESELIARILTKDEDDLMPPPSSHKARLTPEQVKVLERWIEQGAVWGKHWALEKPVKAAAPKGAKHPVDGFVLQKLAAQKVKPSPEAAKHTLIRRVSFDLTGLPPTPEEVDAFVKDRSPDAFQKVVKRLLASEHFGERMAMWWLDAARYSDTDGFQSDDTRTNWPWRDWVVGAFNSNMPFDQFTREQFAGDLLPNAKPEQILATAFHRNHMTNGEGGRDPEESRVDYVLDRVNTTGTVWLGLTLGCTQCHTHKYDPISHADYYQLTAFFNSIDEDGKAGKAAKPYLAYQSPMAERAVKEAQQLVDARKPREAQSKKIAEEPFAKWLKDQSALVKNGFNAWHVLKATELESIEGTKLAQEANGAVLASGPNPNHDDYRIMAPVKLSRVTGIKLEVLPHSSNTSGGVSRGQSGEFILTDIKVQVRRTGSSQIRDILVGEAVASAETDQKQAREYGSIKGVLDDDPRNGWTTKGLDQKEARTAVFALAEPLVLEADEEIVFELRQRSTLGDANIGYFRVSVTDQAGSAVRSVEPAPLEQLAKAKLDDLAKLDVKLREKLFEQFLADHAPYQVEKKLLERANKQLSEVKSAAGKLNVMVLGERKEARDTHVLIRGVWDNKGEKVQRGVPAAVADWPANEEKTRLGLANWLVSRDNPLTARVMVNNLWQMLFGAGLVRTPEDFGLQGERPTHPELLDWLAVEFMESGWDVKHMLEVMATSTTYRQSSVVNEDMLTRDPENKLLARGARFRLPSWMLRDAALRGSGLMNESLGGPPVRPYQPDGVWEEIFMGRFRYEPSEGAAQYRRTLYAFWRRSIAPTFLFDSAQRRVCEVRTPRTNTPLQALTLLNDQSYLEAGRALAIKAVQATGKPEDRITDMMKRMVSRAPSSKEAAVLKRELERAQAYYKVHPEDAKKFVASGQLQIETNLAAADVAAYAVVASMILNLDEAITHE
- a CDS encoding DUF1501 domain-containing protein yields the protein MNNQDVNNPGLLTTRRYFLGQCTGLGLGAMALGQMIQQAMAVEPMRNSIGGLTDLPHFAPKAKRVIFLTQSGGPSQIELFDDKPGLKKWAGIELPDTIRNGQRLTTMTSNQKQLVMPARTEFKRCGRSGATIGEWLPHLREVADDLCFIKSMHTDQINHAPAMTQFLTGNQLAGRPSMGAWVSYGLGSENRNMPDYMVMISKMQRPSDQPLYDHYWGSGFLPSRFQGVKLRNSKDPVLYLRDPEGLPREVRRGMLDGLGELNQMRLKETGDPEIATRIRQYEMAYRMQTSIPELTDLSDEPESTFELYGPDSRRAGSYAANCIQARRLAERGVRFIQLFHPDWDHHSRLPSWCLARCRDTDQASAALIKDLKQRGMLDDTLVIWGGEFGRGVAGQGKWDSIEAGRDHHPRCFTMWLAGGGVKSGITYGATDDFSYNVADKPVHVHDLHATVLKLLGIDHERLTYRHQGLDFKLTGVEPAKIVKDILV
- a CDS encoding PQQ-binding-like beta-propeller repeat protein, whose protein sequence is MKRLLSWVLLLMVVVQVRAAEKREIKLWPQGMPEPIVPTDPAEAVVKGPDGISRRSNVSQPRLFVHEPPAGVKKSGAGVIVVPGGGFGRLADEHEGSDACEWLAKNGIVAFQLAYRTPTNKQTEPHAGPVQDVQKALIEVRKLAAEFGVDAKKIGVLGFSAGGQVALIAATNEPRFLGANGIVKPDFLLLIYPYQIYDKATKALRADIKLEAGLPPTFIAQAGDDTASLPQGSTLLCLDLINRKTPAEIHIYEKGGHGFGMRPREGATGPTDWPVRFGLAAVAWLCGGSKTMSVLVTKGFAFARLRLKYRTMKSALLALGVLLGTSSAFAANWPQFRGPEFNGSSTEKNLPTQWSKTEKVAWSVDMPGTGAATPIVWDDHVFVSSTDKRTRSTVAMAIDRKTGKVLWQHTVGAGDSRDERSNYAAPSPATDGKLVVFFYGNGDLVAFDFSGKKLWQRNLQKDNGDFAFQWTFSTSPLLFEGKLYMQVLQRDVPVNGRGAKPSGIESYLLAIDPQTGKDIWKHIRPSDAAAESLEAFTTPVPFANNGRKELLIAGGDCLTGHDPVTGKELWRSGSWNPTKIGHWRLVPSPVAGDGVILGCAPKKSPVYAVKAGASGNVPWLWTSEAREVSSDVPTPLFYEGDFFVLSDVTSSISRVEPKTGKVKWTVATPGRSKHEGSPTGADGKIYIINFLGDVTVVNAADGKILSTIPMGEAGDNNTRSVVVASQGQLFIRTNTKLYCIDGATKKVALNTSGE